The following are from one region of the Spartinivicinus poritis genome:
- a CDS encoding GtrA family protein, with amino-acid sequence MLFDSVKYSKELIVFGLVGLLNTFGYFVLFIILTLLIEVPPIYSGVISYLIAVLISYKLHASLTFKGKRSERTPARFVVTNIIMLVLISLVNQSAGLEEHPVMAALIVCILIPLVSYILLKFWAFS; translated from the coding sequence ATGTTATTTGATTCAGTCAAATATTCAAAAGAATTAATAGTATTTGGTCTTGTTGGTTTGCTAAATACCTTTGGTTATTTTGTTTTATTTATAATATTAACTCTGTTGATTGAAGTTCCTCCAATTTATAGTGGTGTGATTTCATATTTAATTGCGGTGCTTATCTCTTATAAACTTCATGCAAGCTTGACTTTTAAGGGGAAAAGAAGTGAACGTACACCAGCTAGATTTGTTGTTACCAATATCATTATGTTAGTTCTTATATCACTGGTTAATCAGTCTGCAGGGCTTGAAGAACATCCTGTTATGGCAGCTTTGATTGTTTGTATTTTAATACCATTGGTTAGTTATATTTTGTTAAAGTTCTGGGCTTTTTCCTAA